One Bacteroidota bacterium genomic region harbors:
- a CDS encoding 4'-phosphopantetheinyl transferase superfamily protein: MPIFFQQQINETTRLGIWKIEETEEFFKANVPQHRDVTHPHKRLQHLAGRFLLQYLFPVFPYHLIEIADTRKPFLPDEQFHFSISHCGDYAAAIVSRDKRVGIDIEIPVEKIASIMHKFLSAKEHEIFHLIGSSENRIQPATLLWSTKESVFKWHGFGGVDFRREIQLLKQNPADDTIDCFFSKNDTPLTAHYRQFEHLVLAWVMS; encoded by the coding sequence GTGCCGATATTTTTTCAACAACAAATCAACGAAACTACAAGACTGGGCATCTGGAAGATCGAAGAAACAGAAGAATTCTTTAAGGCTAATGTGCCTCAGCACAGGGATGTAACGCATCCGCACAAAAGACTGCAGCACCTGGCTGGTCGTTTTTTACTGCAATATCTTTTTCCGGTATTTCCTTATCATTTGATCGAGATAGCGGATACCCGCAAACCTTTTTTGCCCGATGAGCAATTTCATTTTTCCATTTCTCATTGTGGTGATTATGCGGCAGCTATTGTGAGCAGGGATAAAAGGGTGGGAATTGATATTGAAATACCGGTGGAGAAAATTGCTAGCATCATGCACAAATTTCTTTCAGCTAAGGAACATGAGATATTTCATTTGATCGGCTCCAGCGAAAATCGGATTCAGCCTGCGACTTTATTGTGGTCAACAAAAGAATCGGTATTTAAATGGCATGGATTCGGTGGAGTTGATTTCAGAAGAGAAATACAATTATTAAAACAAAACCCAGCTGATGATACCATTGATTGCTTCTTTTCAAAAAATGATACACCTCTTACTGCCCACTATCGCCAGTTTGAGCATTTAGTATTGGCCTGGGTGATGAGCTAA
- a CDS encoding DUF2130 domain-containing protein encodes MSNEIKCPSCGTVFEATDSIRDEVQKELRAKMLDWQNQKQKEFEAEKAKLQKETEEALRKNIASDFEVRMQQLQQTNKDNEEKLKEARQQQVEFLKKEQELKNKEAELELSVQKKLQEEREKLSMEIRKLEEQRITAKETEFQLQLRELQKQLDDQKKLAEEMRRKSEQGSMQLQGEVQELALEEMLRSAFPFDMVSEVGKGIRGADCIQTVRNNLGQECGKIIYESKRTTSFSNDWIEKLKADMRNQGADVAVIVTQAMPKDMNSFGEKEGVWICSFSEVKAVVHMLRDGVIKISTALKTQDNKGDKMNLLYNYLTSSEFAEQWKAIREGFMNMKISIQRERDAMEKLWKAREKQLEKILLSAAHVRGSIEGISGMDSVDLNLLEEGEDEG; translated from the coding sequence ATGTCCAACGAAATAAAATGCCCGAGTTGCGGAACTGTATTTGAAGCCACTGATTCTATCCGGGATGAAGTGCAGAAAGAACTACGTGCAAAAATGCTTGATTGGCAAAACCAGAAGCAAAAAGAATTTGAAGCAGAAAAAGCAAAGTTGCAGAAGGAAACAGAAGAAGCCTTACGCAAAAATATTGCATCTGATTTTGAAGTAAGAATGCAACAGTTGCAGCAAACCAATAAAGACAACGAAGAAAAACTGAAAGAAGCCCGTCAGCAACAGGTTGAATTTTTAAAGAAAGAACAGGAACTGAAAAACAAGGAAGCAGAGCTTGAATTATCTGTTCAAAAAAAATTACAGGAAGAAAGAGAAAAACTTTCAATGGAAATAAGAAAGTTGGAGGAACAACGGATCACAGCTAAAGAAACTGAATTTCAACTGCAGTTAAGAGAGTTGCAAAAGCAATTGGACGACCAGAAAAAGCTTGCAGAAGAAATGCGACGAAAATCCGAACAAGGCTCAATGCAGTTACAAGGTGAAGTACAGGAATTGGCATTGGAAGAAATGTTGCGTTCAGCTTTTCCTTTTGATATGGTAAGTGAAGTCGGTAAAGGTATTCGTGGTGCTGATTGTATTCAAACAGTACGTAACAACCTTGGACAAGAATGCGGAAAAATAATTTATGAAAGTAAACGAACAACAAGTTTTAGCAATGATTGGATTGAAAAACTAAAAGCTGATATGCGCAACCAGGGAGCTGATGTGGCTGTCATAGTCACACAGGCAATGCCAAAAGATATGAACTCATTTGGTGAAAAAGAGGGAGTATGGATATGTTCATTCAGTGAAGTAAAAGCCGTGGTACATATGCTGCGTGATGGAGTGATAAAAATTTCTACCGCATTAAAAACACAGGATAATAAAGGCGATAAGATGAACCTGCTGTATAATTATCTCACCAGTTCAGAATTTGCCGAACAATGGAAAGCAATCCGTGAAGGATTTATGAATATGAAAATTTCCATCCAACGAGAAAGAGATGCAATGGAAAAATTGTGGAAGGCCAGGGAAAAACAATTGGAAAAAATTTTATTGAGTGCTGCACATGTACGTGGCTCCATCGAAGGCATCTCGGGTATGGATTCAGTGGATCTGAATTTGCTGGAGGAGGGAGAAGATGAAGGGTAA